A window of Cohnella herbarum contains these coding sequences:
- a CDS encoding helix-turn-helix domain-containing protein yields MRQRNNAFKEVRYKAAQEALAGMKAGVLARKYDVTPKTIRAWVVEYQETFGADSLPTIDERVMESKRLADLEEKYERALKALGQKELEIEVLRELVKKTNPASMTNSTLPRRSLSRDIQ; encoded by the coding sequence ATGAGACAGCGAAATAATGCCTTTAAGGAAGTACGTTACAAAGCAGCACAAGAGGCTCTTGCGGGAATGAAAGCAGGCGTGCTGGCCAGAAAGTATGACGTGACTCCGAAAACAATTAGAGCATGGGTAGTGGAATATCAAGAGACGTTTGGGGCAGATTCATTGCCAACGATCGACGAACGAGTTATGGAGTCCAAGCGACTTGCAGATCTGGAAGAAAAGTACGAGCGTGCATTAAAGGCGTTAGGGCAAAAAGAGTTAGAGATCGAGGTGCTGCGCGAACTCGTAAAAAAGACGAACCCTGCCTCAATGACAAACTCGACGTTGCCCAGACGTTCATTGAGCAGGGACATACAGTAG
- the metG gene encoding methionine--tRNA ligase, protein MTEANKSFYITTPIYYPSDKLHIGHAYTTVAGDAMARYKRLRGYSVRYLTGTDEHGQKIERKAQEAGKTPQQFIDDIVVGIKELWRKLEITNDDFIRTTEPRHTKVVQGIFSKLLEQGDIYKGEYEGWYSISDETYYTETQLTDVVRNDKGEVIGGKSPDSGHPVELVKEESYFFRMSKYADRLLAYYEDHPDFIQPESRKTEMINNFIKPGLEDLAVSRTTFSWGVPVPGDPKHVIYVWIDALSNYITALGYGTDSDELYRQFWPASVHLMSKEIVRFHTIYWPIMLMALDLPIPEKVFAHGWLLMKDGKMSKSKGNVVDPAKLIEHFGLDAVRYYLLREVPFGADGAFTPEGFVERINYDLANDLGNLLNRTVAMVDKYFDGVLPVFELGSTEFDNDLEQFALATVEKVETALENMEFSVALGAIWALVGRTNKYIDETKPWTLAKDEENRSALASVMGHLTESLRIVSILIQPFLTQTPRKIWTQLGIEEGPLTAWESLAEFSNLVAGSKTSKGDPIFPRLELADEVAWIAGMMSGGAGAVAAEGAASAGTANATATASATSSTDEAPELAPEISIDEFMKVELRVAQVVACEPIPKADKLLKLQLDLGFEVRQVVSGIAKFYKPEELVGRKVICVTNLKPVKLRGEMSQGMVLAASQGDQLTLATVPDGMPNGAIVK, encoded by the coding sequence ATGACGGAAGCGAACAAATCATTTTACATTACGACGCCGATCTATTACCCGAGCGATAAGCTGCATATCGGCCATGCCTACACGACGGTAGCAGGGGATGCGATGGCCCGCTACAAACGGTTGCGCGGCTACAGCGTGCGTTATTTGACGGGGACGGATGAGCATGGTCAGAAGATCGAGCGCAAAGCTCAAGAGGCGGGCAAGACGCCTCAACAATTCATCGACGACATCGTCGTGGGCATTAAGGAATTGTGGCGCAAGCTAGAAATAACGAACGACGATTTCATCCGCACGACGGAACCGCGCCATACGAAGGTCGTTCAAGGGATTTTCTCGAAGCTGCTTGAGCAGGGGGATATCTACAAAGGCGAGTACGAAGGCTGGTATAGCATTTCGGATGAAACCTACTATACCGAAACGCAACTGACTGACGTCGTTCGGAACGACAAGGGCGAGGTCATCGGGGGAAAAAGTCCGGACAGCGGGCATCCGGTCGAGTTGGTCAAGGAGGAGTCGTATTTCTTCCGGATGAGCAAATACGCCGATCGATTGCTGGCTTATTACGAAGACCACCCGGATTTCATTCAACCTGAATCCCGCAAAACGGAAATGATCAACAACTTCATCAAGCCGGGTCTGGAGGATCTGGCCGTATCTCGCACGACGTTTAGTTGGGGCGTTCCGGTTCCGGGCGATCCGAAACACGTTATCTATGTATGGATAGATGCATTGTCCAACTACATCACGGCGTTAGGATACGGCACCGATTCCGATGAGCTGTACCGCCAATTCTGGCCGGCAAGCGTTCATCTGATGAGCAAGGAAATCGTCCGGTTCCATACGATTTATTGGCCGATCATGTTGATGGCGCTCGATCTTCCGATACCGGAGAAGGTATTCGCGCACGGTTGGTTGCTCATGAAGGACGGCAAGATGTCCAAATCGAAAGGCAACGTCGTCGATCCGGCGAAGCTGATCGAGCACTTCGGGCTCGATGCGGTGCGGTATTACTTGCTTCGCGAAGTCCCGTTCGGCGCGGACGGAGCGTTCACTCCGGAAGGATTCGTGGAACGGATCAATTACGATCTCGCGAACGATCTAGGCAACTTGTTGAATAGAACGGTAGCGATGGTCGACAAATATTTCGACGGCGTACTGCCCGTATTCGAGCTGGGGTCGACGGAGTTCGATAACGATCTGGAGCAGTTCGCGCTAGCTACGGTAGAGAAAGTGGAAACGGCGCTGGAGAATATGGAATTTTCCGTCGCGTTGGGCGCGATCTGGGCGCTTGTCGGTCGGACGAATAAGTACATCGACGAAACGAAACCATGGACCCTTGCCAAAGACGAAGAGAACAGATCGGCGCTTGCTTCCGTTATGGGTCATCTCACGGAAAGCCTGAGGATCGTTTCGATTCTCATTCAACCGTTTCTGACCCAAACACCGCGCAAAATCTGGACGCAGCTAGGGATTGAAGAAGGGCCGTTGACGGCCTGGGAGAGCTTGGCGGAATTCAGCAATTTGGTCGCGGGATCGAAGACGAGTAAGGGCGATCCGATCTTCCCTCGCCTGGAATTGGCGGATGAAGTCGCGTGGATCGCCGGGATGATGTCGGGTGGAGCAGGGGCGGTTGCCGCTGAGGGAGCGGCTTCGGCGGGCACGGCGAATGCTACGGCAACCGCAAGCGCGACATCTTCAACGGACGAAGCTCCGGAACTGGCGCCTGAAATTTCGATCGACGAATTCATGAAGGTCGAACTGCGGGTTGCGCAGGTCGTCGCATGCGAGCCGATTCCGAAAGCCGACAAGTTGCTTAAGCTGCAACTCGATCTCGGCTTCGAGGTTAGGCAGGTCGTATCGGGCATTGCCAAGTTCTACAAGCCCGAAGAGTTGGTCGGCCGCAAAGTCATTTGCGTCACCAACCTGAAGCCGGTGAAGCTCCGCGGAGAGATGTCGCAGGGCATGGTGCTCGCCGCGTCTCAAGGGGATCAACTGACGCTGGCAACCGTACCGGACGGCATGCCGAACGGCGCGATCGTGAAATAA
- a CDS encoding IS3 family transposase, with amino-acid sequence MGAASSTYYERKKASREDTTTETKMPLRGRPVTKHSLTVCGNVISNAQIEEWLMELVSGEEHSYGYLLLTECLHVQRQLIINKKKVYRLCKKLGILHPQRRKKVHYPRRLARNHTITGSNQVWQLDIKYGYVAGYDQFFYIADMIDVYDRSIVGIHIGTNCEAKHVCEAVKKALQSRLKPEESKPIIRTDNGPQFISKAFGELCEAEGIMHERIPPKTPNMNAYIESFHATLERDLLGKESFESFQEAHEAVRNYIDFYNNRRMHRSLGKRSPTAFMKWVEQTTDSLEKYTRAV; translated from the coding sequence GTGGGGGCCGCGTCTTCGACGTACTACGAACGAAAGAAAGCATCACGTGAGGATACAACTACAGAAACAAAAATGCCACTCCGAGGACGCCCTGTAACTAAGCATTCTCTAACGGTTTGCGGAAACGTAATAAGTAATGCACAGATTGAAGAGTGGTTAATGGAGCTGGTGTCTGGCGAAGAGCATAGCTACGGCTATCTGTTGTTAACAGAATGCTTACACGTACAGCGCCAACTCATCATCAATAAGAAAAAAGTGTACCGCCTCTGTAAGAAGCTCGGTATTCTTCATCCGCAACGACGTAAGAAGGTTCACTATCCAAGGCGCCTAGCACGCAATCACACGATAACAGGTTCCAACCAAGTCTGGCAGCTCGATATTAAGTATGGATACGTTGCGGGGTATGATCAGTTTTTCTACATCGCAGATATGATCGACGTTTACGATCGCAGTATCGTCGGCATCCATATCGGTACGAATTGCGAAGCCAAACACGTATGCGAAGCTGTGAAAAAGGCGTTACAGTCACGTCTAAAGCCCGAAGAGAGCAAGCCGATCATTCGCACCGATAACGGCCCCCAATTTATCAGCAAGGCGTTTGGAGAGTTATGCGAAGCAGAGGGAATTATGCATGAGCGCATTCCTCCAAAGACACCTAATATGAATGCATACATCGAGTCCTTTCATGCCACCCTTGAGCGAGATCTGCTTGGAAAAGAGAGCTTTGAATCTTTTCAGGAGGCACACGAAGCTGTACGGAATTACATTGATTTTTACAACAACCGCCGCATGCACAGAAGCCTGGGAAAACGGTCCCCAACGGCTTTCATGAAGTGGGTGGAGCAAACGACTGATTCTTTAGAAAAGTACACTCGAGCCGTTTAA
- a CDS encoding DUF4179 domain-containing protein, with protein MSQVDLDNEISKWKARQAEILPEAVRLRMDQTYASLEGITPTLHKSKRRPYLLRLMITAASIAAVCIALIGSGFVSPAMAEALKRIPAIESVFRLAGDLGLRTADEQGLTKDVNERITHDGVTLSISELVFDGARLSFVLTDEGLDGKETTLYEAWSDRKLDENGVPLPKVNVEPNHIEFLINGESVNTGYSLRAAGEQAPNSIIVGALHSAKIKAPDRFDLTVVVKYAKIDDAFEFHIPVATSTESIALTSSTVKTHDNIQFQLDRIELTPVTTRLEVIIKSPGKKDIKDVAEAIPDKYKITGFLNIEFDIVDENGATPVSLGGSGSGEGDSFVYTSLFEPYRTRPKELTVKPFIPTKDGKQYIPELEITVPVQ; from the coding sequence ATGAGTCAAGTCGATTTGGACAATGAAATAAGCAAATGGAAAGCCAGGCAAGCCGAAATTCTTCCGGAAGCCGTCCGGTTGCGCATGGATCAGACTTACGCTTCGTTGGAAGGAATAACTCCGACTCTCCATAAGAGTAAGCGCCGGCCTTATCTGCTCCGTCTGATGATAACGGCAGCGTCAATAGCGGCGGTCTGTATCGCCTTGATCGGTTCCGGATTCGTGTCTCCGGCGATGGCGGAGGCCTTAAAGCGAATTCCCGCTATTGAAAGCGTATTTCGACTGGCGGGCGATCTCGGTCTGCGTACTGCCGATGAGCAGGGGTTGACCAAAGATGTCAATGAGCGAATTACTCATGACGGAGTCACTCTCAGCATCTCCGAACTGGTTTTCGACGGGGCTCGGCTATCGTTCGTTCTAACGGACGAAGGTCTGGACGGCAAGGAGACAACATTGTATGAGGCATGGAGCGATAGGAAGTTGGACGAGAACGGAGTTCCGCTTCCCAAAGTCAATGTAGAGCCTAACCATATCGAATTCCTAATTAACGGAGAATCGGTTAACACGGGATATTCGTTACGCGCAGCAGGGGAGCAGGCTCCTAATTCCATCATTGTGGGCGCTTTACATAGTGCCAAGATCAAAGCTCCAGACCGATTCGATCTCACGGTAGTCGTGAAATACGCCAAAATAGACGATGCGTTCGAATTCCATATTCCCGTTGCGACGAGTACCGAAAGTATTGCTCTTACCTCTTCCACGGTCAAAACTCACGACAATATACAGTTTCAGCTTGATCGGATCGAGTTGACTCCGGTAACGACCCGTCTCGAAGTCATCATTAAGAGTCCCGGGAAAAAGGATATCAAAGACGTTGCGGAAGCCATTCCGGATAAATATAAAATAACGGGATTTCTTAATATCGAGTTCGATATCGTCGACGAGAACGGAGCAACTCCAGTCAGCCTAGGCGGCAGCGGGAGTGGCGAAGGCGATTCCTTTGTATACACCTCGCTGTTCGAACCTTACCGAACGCGTCCGAAGGAGTTGACGGTTAAACCGTTTATTCCCACTAAGGACGGCAAACAATACATCCCCGAGTTGGAGATTACGGTCCCCGTCCAGTAA
- a CDS encoding IS110 family transposase — protein sequence MKSTRNDATNQRIERITSHHAIVGIDIAKDVHAAQVTDFRGRTLTPRHVSFTNTEAGFQKLLHWMQEAGAKHGKTSFLVGMEPTGHYWHNLADWLLKQGIEVVLVNPVTTHRNKENRDNSPSKNDPKDALVIADVVSRGYYTNYAPQEPVFDGIKAAMSAREYWVGQSIALGNRIVRWIDLYFPEFRSVFLEWDGVRSLATLKAFPLPVDLQQLNADEVMEGWRSQGMRRVAGASGKAKAVELLNAAAHSVGKSNTNDAARHDIFRLLHVYKETQLILEEMQREIEALLEQVPVVQQLRSLHGLGTITIASLLGCAGGLHHYAHGRQLLRRAGLNLAERTSGKHKGQIKLSKRGDSMLRKYLYLGMLSLVRQNSDFKHWHARNQLKGMSKMYSIFKLIGKLARILIGMIQRGEMYSSGSQDTLVA from the coding sequence ATGAAGTCTACTCGAAACGACGCTACAAATCAACGTATTGAACGAATTACCAGTCATCATGCAATCGTAGGGATCGATATCGCTAAAGATGTACATGCCGCACAGGTTACGGATTTTCGCGGGCGGACGCTAACGCCGCGCCACGTTTCCTTTACGAACACAGAAGCCGGATTCCAGAAGCTGCTCCATTGGATGCAGGAGGCGGGGGCCAAACATGGCAAAACTTCTTTCCTTGTCGGCATGGAGCCTACAGGCCACTACTGGCATAATCTCGCTGACTGGCTGCTAAAGCAAGGCATCGAGGTCGTGCTGGTGAACCCGGTAACGACGCATCGCAATAAGGAAAACCGCGACAACAGTCCATCTAAGAACGACCCGAAGGACGCGCTCGTCATCGCCGATGTCGTCAGCCGAGGCTACTACACAAACTACGCGCCGCAAGAGCCTGTATTTGACGGAATCAAGGCCGCGATGAGCGCTCGGGAATACTGGGTGGGGCAGTCCATCGCCTTAGGTAATCGCATCGTGCGTTGGATAGACTTGTACTTTCCTGAGTTCCGAAGCGTATTCCTAGAATGGGACGGTGTCCGGTCGTTAGCAACATTAAAGGCTTTTCCACTGCCTGTCGATCTACAGCAACTGAATGCTGACGAGGTGATGGAGGGATGGCGAAGCCAGGGGATGCGACGCGTAGCTGGAGCCAGTGGCAAAGCAAAGGCTGTAGAACTGCTGAACGCGGCAGCACACAGTGTTGGGAAATCCAATACAAACGATGCCGCGCGGCACGATATCTTTCGCCTTTTGCATGTCTACAAAGAGACGCAACTCATACTCGAAGAGATGCAGCGAGAGATAGAGGCGCTCTTGGAGCAGGTGCCCGTTGTGCAGCAACTCCGCAGCTTACACGGTCTAGGCACGATCACCATTGCCTCTTTGCTTGGCTGCGCAGGCGGTCTGCATCACTACGCCCATGGAAGGCAACTGCTGCGCCGAGCCGGTCTCAATCTGGCGGAACGAACATCGGGAAAACACAAGGGCCAGATTAAGCTCTCCAAGCGGGGCGACAGCATGCTGCGCAAGTATTTGTACTTAGGGATGCTGAGCTTAGTGCGGCAGAATTCAGACTTCAAACATTGGCACGCCCGTAACCAGCTTAAAGGCATGTCGAAGATGTATTCCATCTTCAAGCTCATTGGAAAGCTCGCACGCATTTTAATTGGCATGATTCAACGTGGAGAAATGTATAGCAGCGGATCGCAAGATACGTTGGTCGCGTAG
- a CDS encoding sigma-70 family RNA polymerase sigma factor gives MDIDLDVEVRLAQSGQHEAFIRMVKKVEVRMYNIAKAILKNDEDCADAMQEAILKAYKSIKSVRQPNFFNTWLFRILINECNSIIRKRLDSVAVDELQQFAEPSSQDDHIDLWDAIWRLEEISRTIVILHYFQDKSLRQIADLMETSEGAVKSRLHRSRNSLNQWLTDSMERKLNYESSRFGQ, from the coding sequence TTGGATATCGATCTGGACGTTGAGGTACGATTGGCGCAGTCGGGACAGCATGAAGCTTTCATTCGAATGGTTAAGAAAGTCGAAGTTCGAATGTACAATATCGCTAAAGCCATCCTAAAGAACGATGAAGACTGTGCGGATGCCATGCAGGAGGCCATATTAAAAGCTTACAAATCGATCAAGAGCGTTCGGCAGCCCAACTTTTTCAACACTTGGTTGTTTAGAATTCTAATTAATGAATGCAATTCGATTATTCGCAAACGTTTAGATAGCGTTGCAGTGGACGAGTTGCAGCAATTCGCCGAACCTTCCTCGCAAGATGACCATATCGATCTCTGGGATGCCATATGGCGATTGGAAGAAATCTCGCGTACGATCGTAATTCTTCATTATTTTCAGGACAAATCTTTGCGCCAAATCGCGGATCTGATGGAGACGTCCGAAGGGGCCGTCAAGAGCAGGCTGCACCGTTCCAGAAACAGCTTAAACCAATGGCTGACGGATTCCATGGAAAGGAAGTTGAATTATGAGTCAAGTCGATTTGGACAATGA